A window of Lujinxingia sediminis contains these coding sequences:
- a CDS encoding HU family DNA-binding protein has translation MTKSDLINAVNAAAAEKGIELTKKDTGELIDILFDTVSTTIKEDERFSYPNFGTFSVKHRKAREGRNPRTGNTIKIPASYSVGFKPAPSLKDLVNEK, from the coding sequence ATGACGAAGTCCGATCTGATCAACGCCGTTAACGCTGCTGCTGCCGAGAAAGGCATCGAACTCACCAAAAAAGACACCGGTGAGCTCATCGACATCCTCTTTGACACGGTCTCCACGACCATCAAGGAAGATGAGCGTTTCTCCTACCCCAACTTCGGCACCTTCAGCGTCAAGCACCGCAAAGCGCGCGAAGGCCGTAACCCGCGCACCGGCAACACCATCAAGATCCCGGCGTCCTACTCGGTGGGCTTCAAGCCGGCGCCCAGCCTCAAAGACCTGGTCAACGAGAAGTAA
- a CDS encoding choice-of-anchor D domain-containing protein yields the protein MKRPSPSYLRDGKNLLLLALALLFVVGTTACGEDSISSGDPAAFSLNPNPISFQQIALGEESAETIVIGNSGDGPLRITSIEILQSGSASIDAFYPGNKWPEGTLEVAPNSEYDFQLIYRPEQPITYGGILRLVTNDTSVGNQGTVDVNIRTQGLNPEIFSPPTISFPRVPAGQEEWKLAQVANIGQAPLLIDDIVMGGNSEFRVSFPGARDGDGVLPPPEQDTTDFPSELAPDESFEMRVWFNPATDDPTTGEITIYSNDPSRGEFRINLNGNSGSACIAVTDEDGIDFNIASLDRATNRTITISNCSPGSALNVSEISLNDDGGGTFSLRPESLPELPITLLPRESSNFVLTYTPTEVSTHEGELRILSDDPAKSVLEIPLMGQGSDSVCPIAVATATIQGSNRYQTELAASPLETIQLNGSDSSDPDGTNITYEWSVISRPVGSLSQLQPSTANAQPTLWLDIAGTYEVELVVYDELGMASCESAIVRINAVPEDDVHIQLTWTIPNVPNPQANMRGTDLDLHYLSSTGTWGSMDGSSIWYNYKVGRVGTQLAGASLDIDDLYGVAPENINHNDPGQGLAYSVGVHYYNANGNGASLATVRYYLSQQLVYEYRDKPLTQAKQFWYVGGIVWNTPPTVFVRDEILSIPTLR from the coding sequence ATGAAGCGACCCTCCCCCTCCTACTTGCGCGACGGTAAGAACCTGCTGCTGCTGGCGCTGGCCTTGCTCTTCGTCGTCGGCACCACCGCTTGTGGTGAAGATAGCATCTCAAGCGGTGACCCCGCCGCCTTCTCGCTGAATCCCAACCCCATCTCCTTCCAGCAGATCGCGTTGGGCGAAGAGAGCGCTGAGACGATCGTCATCGGCAACAGCGGCGACGGACCTCTGCGCATCACCAGCATCGAAATCCTGCAGAGCGGGAGTGCTTCGATTGATGCCTTCTACCCCGGTAACAAATGGCCCGAGGGCACGCTAGAGGTCGCTCCCAACTCCGAATACGACTTCCAGCTGATCTATCGCCCCGAGCAGCCCATCACCTATGGTGGGATTTTACGCCTGGTCACCAACGATACCTCGGTGGGCAACCAGGGCACCGTGGATGTCAACATCCGCACCCAGGGCCTCAACCCCGAGATCTTCTCGCCGCCCACCATCAGCTTCCCTCGCGTGCCCGCGGGACAGGAAGAGTGGAAGTTGGCTCAGGTGGCCAACATCGGCCAGGCTCCTCTGCTCATCGACGATATCGTGATGGGCGGCAACAGCGAATTCCGCGTCAGCTTCCCCGGTGCGCGCGACGGCGACGGCGTGCTGCCTCCCCCGGAACAGGACACCACCGACTTCCCCTCCGAGTTGGCCCCCGACGAGTCCTTCGAGATGCGCGTGTGGTTCAATCCGGCCACCGACGATCCCACCACCGGTGAGATCACCATCTACAGCAACGACCCCAGCCGTGGGGAGTTCCGCATTAACCTCAACGGCAACAGCGGCTCGGCCTGCATCGCCGTGACCGATGAGGACGGCATCGACTTCAACATCGCCTCCCTCGACCGCGCCACCAACCGCACCATCACCATCAGCAACTGCTCGCCAGGCTCCGCGCTCAACGTCAGCGAAATTTCGCTCAACGACGACGGCGGCGGCACCTTCAGCCTGCGCCCCGAGAGCCTTCCGGAGCTGCCGATCACTCTACTGCCCCGCGAGTCCTCCAACTTCGTGCTCACCTACACCCCCACCGAAGTAAGCACTCATGAGGGCGAGCTGCGCATCCTCTCGGATGACCCGGCCAAATCCGTGCTGGAGATTCCCCTGATGGGTCAGGGCTCCGACTCGGTCTGCCCCATCGCCGTAGCGACCGCCACCATCCAGGGTTCCAACCGCTACCAGACAGAGCTCGCCGCCAGCCCCCTGGAGACCATCCAGCTCAACGGCTCCGACTCCTCCGACCCCGACGGTACCAACATCACCTACGAGTGGAGCGTGATCTCGCGCCCGGTCGGCTCGCTCTCCCAGCTGCAGCCGTCCACGGCCAACGCCCAGCCCACCCTCTGGCTCGACATCGCTGGCACCTACGAAGTGGAGCTGGTGGTCTACGATGAGCTCGGCATGGCCTCCTGCGAATCCGCCATCGTGCGCATCAACGCCGTGCCCGAAGACGACGTCCACATCCAGCTGACCTGGACCATCCCCAACGTGCCCAACCCGCAGGCCAACATGCGCGGCACCGACCTTGACCTCCACTACCTCAGCTCAACCGGCACCTGGGGGAGCATGGATGGGTCCTCCATCTGGTACAATTACAAAGTAGGACGTGTGGGCACCCAGTTGGCTGGTGCTTCGCTGGATATCGACGACCTTTATGGTGTTGCTCCTGAGAACATCAACCATAACGATCCGGGCCAGGGCCTGGCCTACTCCGTCGGCGTTCACTACTATAACGCCAACGGTAACGGCGCCTCGCTTGCCACGGTTCGCTACTACCTCAGCCAACAGCTCGTGTACGAATACCGCGACAAGCCTCTGACTCAAGCCAAGCAGTTCTGGTACGTCGGCGGCATCGTGTGGAACACCCCGCCCACCGTCTTCGTGCGCGATGAGATCTTGTCAATTCCCACGCTGCGCTGA
- a CDS encoding 3-keto-5-aminohexanoate cleavage protein: protein MSEAKPLIITAAVVGAEVMREHTPHVPYTPVEIAEEAARCRQAGAAMVHVHGRLDDGTPTQDRATFESILNETRQRTDALVQFSTGGAVWMSVDERIEGLDLRPDMATLTTGTVNFGDDVFMNSLPMIRQIASRQRELGIVPEIEVFDTGMVDTALNLLKEGVVTAPLHFDFVLGVPGAMGARDENLRFLVEMLPEGATWSVAGIGRHQLPLAELAIAMGGHVRVGLEDNIYLSRGVLAKGSYELVERVAELAAAAGRPLATPAEARQLLQLDRFQSF, encoded by the coding sequence ATGAGCGAAGCCAAACCCCTGATCATCACCGCCGCCGTCGTAGGTGCTGAGGTGATGCGCGAACACACCCCACATGTGCCCTATACCCCGGTGGAGATCGCCGAGGAGGCCGCCCGCTGCCGCCAGGCCGGCGCAGCCATGGTTCATGTGCACGGCCGCCTCGACGACGGCACTCCCACCCAGGATCGTGCCACCTTTGAATCGATCCTCAACGAGACTCGCCAGCGCACTGACGCCCTCGTGCAGTTCTCCACAGGTGGCGCGGTCTGGATGAGCGTCGATGAGCGCATTGAGGGCCTCGACCTGCGTCCCGATATGGCCACGCTTACCACCGGCACGGTCAACTTCGGCGACGACGTCTTCATGAACTCCCTGCCGATGATCCGCCAGATCGCCTCTCGCCAGCGCGAGCTCGGTATCGTCCCCGAGATCGAGGTCTTCGACACCGGCATGGTCGACACCGCCCTCAACCTCCTCAAAGAAGGCGTCGTCACCGCCCCCCTGCACTTTGATTTCGTGCTCGGTGTGCCCGGAGCCATGGGCGCTCGCGACGAAAACCTGCGCTTTCTCGTCGAGATGCTCCCCGAGGGCGCCACCTGGTCAGTCGCCGGCATCGGCCGCCACCAGCTCCCCCTGGCCGAACTCGCTATCGCCATGGGCGGCCACGTGCGCGTGGGCCTCGAAGACAACATCTACCTCTCACGTGGCGTCCTCGCAAAAGGCTCCTATGAGCTCGTCGAGCGCGTCGCCGAGCTCGCCGCAGCCGCAGGTCGTCCTCTGGCCACTCCGGCCGAGGCTCGCCAGCTTCTTCAACTCGATCGCTTTCAGAGTTTCTGA
- a CDS encoding hotdog domain-containing protein → MSTSEVMIRMRIGMEQVHYAGDLVDGAMMLKLFGDVATELLIRHDGDEGLFRAYDSVEFLAPVQAGDYIEAVGSITHVGNSSRKMQFEARKVIRLTGNPDNPAEAEVLDEPIVVCRATGTCVVPVDRQRR, encoded by the coding sequence ATGAGCACCTCCGAGGTGATGATTCGCATGCGCATCGGCATGGAGCAGGTTCACTACGCCGGCGACCTTGTCGACGGCGCCATGATGCTCAAACTCTTTGGTGACGTGGCCACCGAACTGCTCATCCGCCACGATGGCGACGAGGGCCTCTTCCGCGCCTACGACTCGGTAGAATTCCTGGCCCCGGTCCAGGCCGGTGACTACATCGAAGCGGTCGGCAGCATCACCCACGTGGGCAACTCCAGCCGCAAGATGCAGTTTGAAGCTCGCAAGGTTATTCGGCTCACCGGCAACCCCGACAACCCCGCCGAAGCCGAGGTGCTCGACGAACCCATCGTCGTCTGCCGTGCCACCGGCACCTGCGTGGTCCCCGTCGATCGCCAGCGCCGCTGA
- a CDS encoding choice-of-anchor D domain-containing protein: protein MIPILRHSCPSGLTLLLSVFLSLALFACNDDQGNGTITGTDAATLTVNPTQLNFEQVAIDDSIAELIVIENTGAATLTVDTFQIQGENASAFSLAEGTPSSLRLAPSELAEIYVEYAPTAIAASSGVLNMRSNDPSRQSFNVELRADAPSPQIFTPEIVTFARTPEGSEDWRITEIANIGYAPLEISSIVLDGHSDFSITYPQPTGEEEEGQFPDRANDTTVAPDVILPGKSVMVRVIFLPTSSDFRTAEITIESNDEASPRTKVLISANSDAPCLEVDEEINFGQASIDNIARRTVTITNCSAIAELVIGKIEFEDDAGVFDVAESSLPGNLSTDGVANIGPRQSANFVLTYAPLEEVLNEGVLKITSNDAARQNTYVDVIGQGSLLTCPNARARARVQGTSRWFDASEGIVASPLATIELDGSLSDDPDGTQVTYEWSLRDKPLSAQTQISPSITSESPTLWLPYAGRYVVELTVYDGAGLTSCEPSELFIDVVPGGDIWVELAWEMPTGAGTDLDLHYLHTQNADGWNDSNWDVYWSNRSPSWGDGSTVSLDHDDTCWTWPCGGPENVNHDDAVAGSYAVGVYYFPGTSDGDYPTDAIINIYLGGTLAQTFERRMSNQEEFWHVADIGIPEFSVTTVDELTDRMPGR from the coding sequence ATGATTCCCATTCTTCGCCACTCGTGCCCCTCCGGTCTGACGCTGCTCCTGAGTGTCTTCCTCTCCCTCGCGCTCTTTGCCTGCAACGATGACCAGGGCAACGGCACCATTACCGGCACCGACGCAGCTACCCTCACCGTCAACCCCACCCAGCTCAACTTCGAGCAGGTGGCCATTGACGACTCCATCGCCGAACTCATCGTCATTGAGAACACCGGCGCGGCCACCCTCACGGTCGACACCTTCCAGATTCAGGGCGAAAACGCCTCGGCCTTCAGCCTGGCCGAAGGCACCCCCTCCTCGTTGCGACTGGCACCCAGCGAGCTCGCTGAAATCTATGTAGAATACGCCCCCACGGCTATCGCAGCCTCCAGCGGCGTACTCAACATGCGCTCCAACGACCCCTCCCGGCAGTCCTTCAACGTGGAGCTGCGCGCCGACGCGCCCTCCCCACAAATCTTCACCCCCGAGATCGTCACCTTCGCCCGCACTCCTGAGGGAAGCGAAGACTGGCGCATCACCGAGATCGCCAACATCGGCTACGCCCCCCTCGAAATCTCATCCATCGTGCTCGATGGCCATTCCGACTTCTCCATCACCTACCCCCAGCCCACCGGCGAGGAGGAAGAAGGGCAGTTCCCCGACCGCGCCAACGACACCACCGTGGCCCCCGACGTCATTCTTCCCGGAAAATCCGTCATGGTCCGCGTGATCTTCCTGCCCACCAGCTCGGACTTCCGTACCGCCGAGATCACCATCGAGAGCAACGACGAAGCCTCTCCGCGCACCAAAGTGCTCATCTCCGCCAACAGCGATGCCCCCTGCCTGGAAGTCGACGAAGAGATCAACTTCGGTCAGGCCTCCATCGACAACATCGCCCGCCGCACGGTCACCATCACAAACTGCAGCGCCATCGCCGAGCTGGTCATCGGCAAGATCGAGTTTGAAGATGACGCCGGCGTCTTTGACGTGGCCGAGTCCAGCCTCCCCGGCAACCTCTCGACCGACGGCGTCGCCAACATCGGCCCGCGTCAGAGCGCAAACTTCGTGCTCACCTACGCTCCGCTCGAAGAAGTCCTCAATGAAGGCGTGCTCAAGATCACCAGCAACGACGCCGCCCGCCAGAATACCTACGTCGACGTCATCGGACAGGGCTCGCTTCTGACCTGCCCCAACGCCCGCGCCCGCGCCCGCGTTCAGGGCACCAGCCGCTGGTTCGACGCCTCCGAAGGCATTGTCGCAAGCCCCCTGGCTACCATCGAGCTCGACGGCAGCCTTTCTGACGATCCCGATGGCACCCAGGTTACCTACGAATGGTCGCTACGCGACAAGCCGCTCAGCGCCCAGACCCAGATCTCGCCATCCATAACCTCCGAGTCTCCCACCCTCTGGCTCCCCTACGCTGGCCGCTACGTCGTCGAACTCACCGTCTACGACGGCGCAGGGCTCACCTCCTGCGAGCCCTCCGAGCTCTTTATCGACGTCGTCCCCGGTGGCGACATCTGGGTGGAGCTGGCCTGGGAAATGCCCACCGGCGCCGGTACCGACCTCGACCTCCACTACCTCCACACACAGAACGCTGACGGATGGAACGACAGCAACTGGGATGTCTATTGGTCAAACCGCTCCCCCTCGTGGGGCGATGGCAGCACCGTGAGTCTTGATCATGATGACACCTGTTGGACCTGGCCCTGCGGCGGTCCGGAAAACGTCAACCACGACGACGCTGTCGCCGGCAGCTACGCCGTGGGTGTGTACTACTTCCCCGGCACCTCCGACGGCGATTACCCCACTGACGCCATCATCAACATCTACCTGGGCGGCACCCTGGCTCAAACCTTCGAGCGCCGCATGAGCAACCAGGAAGAGTTCTGGCATGTTGCCGATATCGGGATCCCCGAGTTCAGCGTGACCACCGTCGACGAGCTCACCGACCGGATGCCCGGTCGATAA